The following are encoded together in the Scomber japonicus isolate fScoJap1 chromosome 20, fScoJap1.pri, whole genome shotgun sequence genome:
- the slc16a5a gene encoding monocarboxylate transporter 6, translating into MTQRNGIRGTSDHCLHSEASMVREHANGTEHEKVQEAIDCESEEGGHGEENRDSVAVTGAVTAPDGGWGWVVLVATIIVLALTLAFPSCVGIFYTDLQNEFDATNSETSWVPSIMTSALHAGGPFCSVLVERLGCRATVMLGGVLSGLGMTASSFTQSISELYVTAGVITGLGFCFSFQPAVTILGHYFVRRRVFANAMSSTGTALGLCTLPFLGNYLHTELGWRGSFLVLGAVLLNCCVCGAVMRPLQAPKRRGQPLMNHGPPPPEVENVRKEKGRMRTIWSCLRASLSRHMAFDQLRNNPRYRAYAIGITWMMLGFVVPLVYLVPYATANKMEQGRAALLLSILGIVNIVVRPPFGVMFNMPWFKGRHIYVFASALLVNGLSNSICCIGPSFTVLLTYVTIYGLSMSVVGSLMFTVLMETVEMSRFPSALGLLAIMESVTLLIGPPLAGVLIDRTGQYFHVFFACSAVVASSAVFLMVSFFWLDKKDRESSKQGQPSTLPDPARPAVDAPGCQYSSVPTEGDKDKASANGAEYITSV; encoded by the exons ATGACTCAGAGAAATGGAATCAGAGGGACGAGTGATCACTGCCTCCACTCGGAGGCCTCCATGGTCCGTGAGCACGCCAACGGCACGGAGCATGAGAAGGTTCAAGAGGCCATCGATTGTGAGTCTGAGGAAGGGGGGCAtggagaagaaaacagagactctgtagctgtAACAGGAGCAGTCACAGCTCCTGATGGGGGCTGGGGCTGGGTGGTGCTGGTTGCCACAATCATAGTCCTGGCTTTGACCCTGGCCTTCCCCTCCTGTGTGGGAATCTTCTACACTGACTTGCAGAATGAATTCGATGCCACCAACAGTGAAACCTCCTGGGTGCCCTCCATCATGACATCAGCGCTTCATGCTGGAG GTCCCTTTTGCAGCGTGTTGGTGGAGAGACTTGGTTGCCGGGCGACGGTCATGTTGGGTGGAGTCCTGAGTGGGCTTGGAATGACTGCCAGCTCATTTACCCAGTCCATCTCCGAGCTCTACGTCACCGCGGGGGTTATTACAG GACTCGGTTTCTGCTTCAGCTTCCAGCCGGCTGTGACAATCCTCGGGCACTACTTTGTGCGTCGCCGTGTGTTTGCCAACGCCATGTCGTCCACCGGCACGGCGCTGGGTCTGTGCACTCTCCCTTTTCTGGGTAACTACCTCCACACAGAGCTGGGCTGGAGGGGAAGCTTTCTCGTTCTGGGGGCCGTCCTGCttaactgctgtgtgtgtggagcagtgATGAGGCCCTTGCAGGCCCCCAAGCGTCGAGGCCAACCCTTGATGAATCATGGACCCCCTCCACCAGAGGTGGAGAAtgtgaggaaggagaaaggaaggatgaggaCGATATGGAGCTGCCTGAGGGCTTCCCTCAGCAGACACATGGCCTTTGATCAGCTCCGCAACAACCCCCGTTACCGTGCGTATGCTATAGGCATCACCTGGATGATGCTCGGGTTTGTGGTGCCCCTCGTGTATCTGGTTCCTTATGCCACAGCCAACAAAATGGAGCAGGGTCGGGCCGCGTTGCTGCTCTCCATCCTGGGTATCGTTAACATCGTGGTGCGACCTCCGTTCGGCGTCATGTTCAACATGCCCTGGTTCAAAGGGCGACACATCTATGTATTTGCCTCAGCTTTGCTGGTCAACGGGCTCAGTAACAGTATCTGCTGCATCGGGCCAAGTTTCACTGTACTGCTGACTTATGTGACCATCTACGGACTGTCCATGAGTGTGGTGGGCTCTCTGATGTTCACCGTCCTCATGGAGACAGTGGAGATGAGCCGTTTCCCCTCAGCTCTGGGTCTGCTCGCTATAATGGAGAGCGTCACACTGCTCATTGGGCCTCCACTGGCAG GAGTCCTTATTGACAGAACAGGCCAGTACTTCCATGTATTCTTTGCCTGCAGTGCCGTTGTTGCCTCATCTGCCGTGTTTCTCATGGTATCATTTTTCTGGCTGGACAAAAAGGACAGGGAGTCGTCAAAGCAAGGTCAACCCTCCACACTGCCCGACCCAGCGAGACCTGCTGTCGACGCTCCTGGCTGCCAGTACAGCAGTGTGCCCACAGAGGGAGACAAAGACAAGGCCTCGGCTAACGGGGCAGAGTATATCACCAGCGTCTGA